From Deltaproteobacteria bacterium, one genomic window encodes:
- a CDS encoding endonuclease, with product MAAIDRTELDDILRQTLDDRRLSRTERRALAEVFADYDLDDDARGFVRSRVFALAREHLRAAGARAVLDWAEDVVKLVQARHDRDPTIGEVHFSPSDECRRRIVRLLASCRGSADICVFTITDDWLARAILDAHARGVAVRIITDDEKVGDPGSDVYRIARAGVPVRCDDSEAHMHHKFALFDRRIVLTGSYNWTRSAAKHNRENFLITDDSQLVEPYVRAFDALWQDMSPITVPPA from the coding sequence ATGGCCGCCATCGACCGCACCGAGCTGGACGACATCCTGCGCCAGACCCTCGACGACCGCCGGCTGTCGCGCACCGAGCGGCGCGCGCTGGCCGAGGTGTTCGCCGACTACGACCTGGACGACGACGCGCGGGGGTTCGTCCGCAGCCGCGTGTTCGCGCTCGCGCGCGAGCACCTGCGCGCCGCCGGCGCGCGCGCCGTCCTCGACTGGGCCGAGGACGTCGTCAAGCTGGTCCAGGCCCGCCACGATCGCGATCCGACCATCGGCGAGGTCCACTTCAGCCCGAGCGACGAGTGCCGGCGCCGCATCGTTCGCCTGCTTGCGAGCTGCCGCGGCTCGGCCGACATCTGCGTGTTCACGATCACCGACGACTGGCTGGCCCGCGCGATCCTCGATGCGCACGCGCGCGGCGTCGCCGTACGCATCATCACCGACGACGAAAAGGTGGGCGATCCGGGCTCTGACGTCTACCGGATCGCTCGCGCCGGGGTTCCGGTGCGCTGCGACGACAGCGAGGCGCACATGCACCACAAGTTCGCGCTGTTCGATCGGCGCATCGTGCTCACCGGCAGCTACAACTGGACGCGCAGCGCCGCGAAGCACAACCGCGAGAACTTCCTGATCACCGACGATTCGCAGCTCGTCGAGCCCTACGTCCGCGCGTTCGACGCGCTGTGGCAGGACATGTCGCCCATCACCGTGCCGCCGGCATGA